A DNA window from Sulfitobacter sp. BSw21498 contains the following coding sequences:
- a CDS encoding C40 family peptidase, translating into MTDRRLSPNPALITQKTTAQIIVPVTDLDRSPTCPRDRQALYGEMLTVLDRVNGSAYVQLTKDSYCGYVNETAIGPVTTPTHVVTAPATHAYAHADLKSPDVSALSFGSRVAVTQTEGRFAQTALGYIPTQHLAPLPHHFSDPAAVAEMFLGTPYLWGGNSRWGIDCSGLVQAAFLACGIPCPGDSDQQQSSFADPVPDSSHTPRDIRRNDLLFWKGHVALVLDPTTMIHANAHHMAVTREPVQDALTRIAKIDGPLTGHKRLSPSKWP; encoded by the coding sequence ATGACCGACCGCCGTCTGTCTCCCAACCCCGCGCTCATCACCCAGAAAACTACGGCGCAAATCATCGTGCCGGTCACCGATCTTGACCGCAGCCCGACTTGCCCCCGCGACCGGCAGGCGCTCTACGGTGAGATGCTGACCGTGCTGGATCGCGTCAACGGCAGCGCCTATGTGCAACTGACCAAGGATAGCTACTGCGGCTATGTCAACGAAACTGCCATCGGCCCTGTGACCACACCAACCCATGTCGTGACCGCACCGGCCACCCACGCCTATGCCCACGCCGACCTGAAATCACCCGATGTCAGTGCGCTCAGCTTTGGCAGCCGTGTTGCCGTGACCCAGACAGAAGGCCGGTTTGCGCAAACCGCGCTCGGCTATATCCCGACCCAACATCTTGCGCCGCTGCCGCACCACTTTAGCGATCCCGCCGCCGTGGCCGAGATGTTTTTGGGCACGCCATATTTGTGGGGGGGGAACAGCCGCTGGGGGATCGATTGCTCGGGCCTCGTGCAGGCCGCTTTCCTTGCCTGCGGCATTCCTTGCCCCGGCGACAGTGACCAACAGCAGTCCAGCTTTGCCGACCCCGTGCCCGATTCAAGCCATACCCCCCGCGATATCCGGCGCAATGATCTGCTGTTCTGGAAAGGTCATGTCGCACTCGTGCTTGACCCCACCACGATGATCCACGCAAACGCGCATCACATGGCCGTCACACGCGAACCCGTTCAGGACGCGTTGACACGTATCGCCAAAATCGACGGCCCGCTGACCGGACACAAACGCCTAAGCCCTTCCAAATGGCCTTAG
- a CDS encoding leucyl aminopeptidase family protein codes for MPALFADPTASAIPLHLIGCDALPGWLDGQPAAVRKWVEVQGFTGALGQALTLPGDDGSLRMALAGYGTANSRTRGRFHLAGAAAKLPKGDYALHADLSPADLAVETLGWLLASYRFDRYATQSPMAARLVAPDGVDADHIRALAEGEMLTRDLINTPASDMGPPDLEDAARKLADRHGARITVITGDDLLTQNLPLIHTVGRAADRAPRLIDMNWGNSGKTLTLVGKGVCFDTGGLNLKPGASIGLMKKDMGGAAAVLGLAHMIMATGMDVQLRVLIPAVENSVSGNAFRPQDILTSRKGLTVEINNTDAEGRLVLADALALADEDKPDQIISMATLTGAARVAVGPDLAPYFSDDPDFIAALETAAVTQADPVWRMPFHAPYEPLIEPGIADLDNAPSGGFAGCITAALFLRRFVTDSPYAHFDIYGWQPAAAPARAKGGVGQATRALHASLGTFLSK; via the coding sequence ATGCCCGCTCTCTTCGCCGATCCCACCGCCTCTGCGATTCCGCTTCATCTGATCGGGTGCGACGCCCTGCCAGGCTGGCTCGACGGCCAGCCCGCCGCAGTGCGTAAATGGGTCGAGGTGCAGGGGTTCACCGGTGCCTTGGGACAGGCCCTGACGCTGCCGGGCGATGACGGGTCGCTTCGCATGGCGCTGGCGGGGTATGGCACAGCCAACAGCCGCACACGGGGGCGCTTTCATCTTGCAGGGGCCGCGGCCAAGCTGCCCAAGGGTGACTATGCGCTACACGCCGACCTATCCCCGGCTGACTTGGCCGTTGAAACGCTGGGTTGGTTGCTCGCCTCATACCGGTTCGACCGTTACGCCACGCAATCGCCGATGGCCGCACGCCTTGTCGCGCCAGACGGAGTTGACGCCGATCACATCCGCGCCCTCGCCGAAGGGGAAATGCTGACCCGCGATCTGATCAACACGCCTGCCTCTGATATGGGGCCGCCCGATCTGGAAGACGCCGCGCGCAAGCTTGCTGACCGACACGGGGCCCGCATCACTGTGATCACCGGCGACGATCTGCTGACCCAGAACCTTCCCCTGATCCACACCGTGGGCCGCGCCGCCGACCGCGCACCCCGCCTGATTGATATGAACTGGGGCAACAGCGGCAAGACACTGACGCTTGTCGGCAAAGGCGTCTGCTTTGATACCGGCGGGCTGAACCTGAAGCCGGGCGCTTCGATAGGTCTGATGAAAAAGGACATGGGCGGTGCGGCAGCGGTGCTGGGGCTGGCGCATATGATCATGGCCACGGGAATGGACGTGCAGCTACGCGTGCTGATTCCCGCTGTTGAAAATTCGGTCTCCGGCAATGCCTTCCGCCCGCAGGATATCCTGACATCACGCAAGGGCCTCACGGTCGAAATCAACAATACCGATGCCGAAGGGCGGTTGGTGCTGGCCGATGCACTCGCACTGGCGGATGAGGACAAACCCGACCAGATCATCTCTATGGCGACGTTGACCGGTGCCGCGCGGGTCGCTGTGGGTCCTGATCTTGCGCCCTATTTCAGCGATGACCCCGATTTCATCGCCGCACTTGAAACCGCCGCGGTCACGCAGGCGGACCCCGTCTGGCGCATGCCGTTCCACGCGCCCTACGAACCATTGATCGAACCCGGCATCGCCGATCTGGATAACGCCCCCTCGGGCGGGTTCGCGGGCTGCATCACGGCGGCCCTTTTCTTGCGTCGCTTTGTCACCGACAGCCCTTACGCGCATTTCGACATCTATGGCTGGCAACCCGCCGCAGCGCCCGCCCGCGCCAAAGGCGGCGTCGGACAGGCAACCCGTGCGCTACATGCCAGCCTTGGGACGTTTCTATCCAAATGA
- a CDS encoding carbonic anhydrase → MDKAKPLPNYLVQRYLGWKATSYAENESWYRRLASDGQHPRAMIISCCDSRVHVTSIFGADQGEFFIHRNIANLVPPYQPDGQQHGTSAAVEYAVQALKVAHVIVLGHSSCGGVQGCLDMCQGNAPALDAKDSFVGRWMDILRPKYEVVADIEDPKEQARQLEKHAVMTSLENLMTFPFVAEQVNAGELTLHGLWHNIGEGGLECYSADKKMFRPV, encoded by the coding sequence ATGGATAAGGCGAAACCGCTCCCGAATTACCTGGTTCAGCGCTATCTCGGTTGGAAAGCAACCAGTTACGCTGAAAACGAGTCGTGGTACCGACGGTTGGCCAGCGACGGGCAGCATCCCCGTGCGATGATCATTTCATGCTGCGACAGCCGAGTTCATGTGACGTCAATCTTTGGCGCAGATCAGGGTGAATTTTTTATTCACCGTAATATCGCCAACTTGGTGCCACCTTATCAGCCCGACGGCCAGCAGCACGGTACCTCTGCCGCGGTTGAATATGCGGTTCAGGCGTTGAAAGTTGCGCATGTAATCGTGCTGGGCCATTCCAGCTGTGGCGGTGTTCAGGGCTGTCTGGATATGTGTCAGGGCAATGCTCCGGCACTGGACGCCAAAGACAGTTTTGTCGGACGGTGGATGGATATCCTGCGCCCGAAATACGAAGTTGTCGCGGATATCGAAGACCCGAAAGAGCAGGCGCGCCAGCTTGAGAAACACGCTGTTATGACTTCGCTTGAAAACCTGATGACGTTCCCCTTTGTGGCCGAGCAGGTCAATGCGGGCGAGCTGACATTGCACGGACTGTGGCACAACATCGGCGAAGGCGGGCTGGAATGCTATAGCGCCGACAAGAAGATGTTCCGGCCGGTATAA
- a CDS encoding NYN domain-containing protein: MIVPALLLLVSIIGTVIATSQPVWGDLVLLAGPSAIASAILLLREARVWLAGQSRRSARGAVVIDGSNVMYWWGGTPSIAPVQDVVRTLTHLGFKTGVVFDANAGYLLTNAFKDDAALAAMLKLPVDQVMVVPSGSPADPYILTAAREMGAVVVTNDRYRDWAEDFPEVLGHGHLIKGGYRQQKLWFDFATVSDAHNAA; the protein is encoded by the coding sequence GTGATTGTTCCTGCGCTTTTACTGTTGGTGTCGATCATTGGCACGGTTATCGCGACCTCCCAGCCTGTCTGGGGGGATCTCGTCTTGCTGGCGGGGCCAAGCGCCATCGCCAGCGCGATCTTGCTGCTGCGCGAAGCGCGGGTCTGGCTGGCGGGTCAGTCCCGGCGCAGTGCCCGCGGGGCGGTGGTGATCGACGGGTCAAACGTCATGTACTGGTGGGGCGGCACGCCGTCGATCGCGCCAGTGCAGGATGTGGTGCGCACCCTGACGCACCTTGGTTTCAAGACGGGCGTGGTGTTCGATGCAAACGCAGGGTACCTGCTGACGAATGCCTTTAAGGACGATGCGGCGCTTGCGGCGATGCTCAAGCTGCCGGTGGATCAGGTGATGGTCGTACCGAGCGGCTCTCCGGCGGATCCGTATATCCTGACCGCTGCGCGCGAGATGGGGGCCGTCGTGGTCACAAATGATCGCTACCGTGACTGGGCAGAGGATTTCCCCGAAGTGCTGGGTCACGGGCATCTGATCAAAGGCGGGTACCGGCAACAAAAACTGTGGTTTGATTTTGCGACCGTGTCAGACGCGCATAACGCTGCATGA
- a CDS encoding aspartate-semialdehyde dehydrogenase, producing MGYRVVIAGATGNVGREMLNILAERHFPVDEIVALASRKSMGSEVSFGDKTLKTKDLDTFDFTGWDMALFAVGSEATKKYAPKAAKAGCVVIDNSSLYRYDPDIPLIVPEVNAHAIHDYAKKNIIANPNCSTAQMVVALKPLHDRATIKRVVVSTYQSVSGSGKDGMDELWDQTKSIYNPTDSKPPRKFTKQIAFNVIPHIDVFMDSGDTKEEWKMMVETKKIIDPKIKVTATCVRVPVFVGHAESINIEFEDHLDENEARDILREAPGIMVIDKREDGGYVTPVECAGDFATFISRIRQDSTIDNGLNLWCVSDNLRKGAALNAVQIAELLGREVLKKG from the coding sequence ATGGGTTATCGCGTCGTCATCGCGGGTGCCACAGGTAATGTGGGCCGTGAAATGCTGAACATTCTGGCCGAGCGCCACTTCCCTGTAGATGAAATCGTGGCTCTTGCTTCGCGCAAGTCTATGGGATCCGAAGTCAGCTTTGGCGATAAGACACTCAAGACGAAAGACTTGGATACGTTCGACTTTACGGGCTGGGATATGGCGCTGTTTGCCGTCGGGTCAGAGGCGACAAAGAAATACGCGCCCAAGGCTGCCAAGGCCGGTTGTGTCGTGATCGATAACTCTTCGCTGTACCGCTACGATCCGGATATCCCGTTGATCGTACCAGAGGTGAACGCCCACGCGATCCACGATTACGCCAAGAAAAACATCATCGCGAACCCGAACTGCTCTACCGCGCAGATGGTTGTCGCGCTTAAGCCGCTGCACGACCGCGCCACGATCAAACGTGTTGTCGTGTCGACCTACCAGTCGGTGTCCGGTTCGGGCAAGGACGGGATGGACGAGCTGTGGGACCAGACCAAGTCGATCTATAACCCCACCGACAGCAAGCCGCCGCGCAAGTTCACCAAGCAGATCGCCTTTAACGTGATCCCGCATATCGACGTCTTTATGGACAGCGGCGACACGAAAGAAGAGTGGAAGATGATGGTTGAGACGAAGAAAATCATCGATCCCAAAATCAAGGTCACAGCGACCTGCGTGCGCGTCCCCGTCTTTGTTGGCCACGCCGAATCGATCAACATCGAATTCGAGGACCATCTTGACGAGAACGAGGCCCGCGACATCCTGCGCGAAGCCCCCGGCATCATGGTGATCGATAAGCGCGAAGACGGTGGCTATGTCACCCCCGTTGAATGTGCCGGTGATTTCGCGACCTTTATCAGCCGTATCCGTCAGGACAGCACGATCGATAACGGTCTGAACCTGTGGTGCGTGAGCGACAACCTTCGCAAGGGTGCCGCGCTGAACGCCGTGCAGATCGCTGAACTGCTGGGCCGCGAAGTGCTGAAAAAGGGCTAA
- a CDS encoding MFS transporter, giving the protein MMRGIALLGLGYVLSQFFRAFLAVLSPSLRVDLGATPEDLAFASGLWFFSFAAMQLPVGWALDTVGPRRTAASLLLIGGGGGAALFAVATQPLHINLAMVLIGIGCAPVLMAAYYIFAREFAPGRFVVLASVMVGVGTFGNLVASYPMAIAAETIGWRAALWGLCTITTLTAIGIWCVVRDPATPEGEQRGSLLGVFKIKALWFIFPIMSVSYAQVGALRGLWIGPYFEDVFGANAHQIGWATLLMGIAMVAGSLAYGPLDRFIGSTKWVIIGGTALNLLTLIALVMFPDSGIILATALMAAIGLFGATYAVIIAHGRSFMPPQLIGRGMTLLNLCSIGGVGVAQFLSGRVYAASQPAVTAQAPYVMIFTLFAALMAAGLFVYLFSRDAGE; this is encoded by the coding sequence ATGATGCGCGGGATCGCCCTGTTGGGGTTGGGCTATGTGCTCAGCCAGTTTTTCCGCGCCTTTCTGGCCGTGCTCAGCCCCTCTTTGCGGGTCGATCTGGGGGCCACGCCCGAAGACCTCGCCTTTGCGTCGGGGCTGTGGTTCTTTTCCTTTGCGGCGATGCAACTGCCCGTTGGTTGGGCGCTGGATACAGTCGGGCCACGGCGCACGGCGGCCAGCCTGCTGCTGATTGGCGGTGGGGGCGGGGCTGCGCTTTTTGCGGTGGCAACGCAGCCGCTGCATATCAATCTGGCGATGGTGCTGATCGGGATCGGTTGCGCGCCGGTGCTGATGGCGGCCTACTATATCTTCGCGCGTGAATTTGCGCCGGGCCGTTTTGTCGTGCTGGCGTCTGTCATGGTGGGGGTCGGCACATTCGGGAACCTCGTGGCATCCTATCCAATGGCGATTGCGGCTGAAACGATCGGCTGGCGCGCCGCGCTTTGGGGGCTTTGCACCATCACGACGCTGACGGCGATTGGCATCTGGTGTGTCGTGCGCGACCCCGCCACCCCCGAAGGGGAACAACGTGGCAGCCTGCTTGGCGTCTTTAAGATCAAAGCACTGTGGTTCATTTTCCCGATCATGAGCGTCAGCTACGCCCAGGTCGGCGCGTTGCGCGGGCTTTGGATCGGCCCCTATTTCGAGGACGTCTTTGGCGCGAATGCCCATCAAATCGGGTGGGCTACCCTACTAATGGGGATCGCGATGGTAGCTGGCAGCCTTGCCTACGGCCCGCTGGACCGCTTTATCGGCAGCACAAAGTGGGTGATCATCGGGGGCACTGCGCTCAACCTTCTTACACTGATCGCTCTTGTGATGTTCCCCGACAGCGGCATCATCCTTGCCACAGCCTTGATGGCGGCGATCGGTCTTTTTGGCGCGACATATGCAGTGATCATCGCGCATGGGCGCAGCTTTATGCCACCGCAGTTAATCGGGCGCGGCATGACCCTGCTGAACCTGTGCAGCATCGGCGGCGTCGGCGTGGCGCAGTTTCTGTCGGGCCGCGTCTATGCAGCCAGCCAGCCCGCTGTCACGGCTCAGGCCCCTTATGTGATGATATTTACCCTGTTTGCCGCGCTCATGGCGGCGGGTCTGTTTGTCTATCTGTTTTCGCGTGACGCAGGTGAATAG
- a CDS encoding aldolase/citrate lyase family protein: MPAPFNAFKQALKQGDTVFGCWLGLADTYSAELMGTAGFDWLVIDGEHAPNDLRSILAQLQVLEASDSHPVVRVPVGETHLIKQMLDAGAQTLLVPMVDNVDQARQLVRDVTYPPHGDRGVGYALTRAARFSQIADYGTTADDEICLLVQVESVKGLENLDDILKIDGIDGVFIGPADLAADMGYMGNALHPEVQDAIMTALHKIHAAGKAPGILSTNDDMTRDALEAGAQFVAVGADVLILSHAAQALAGKWRDTLK; encoded by the coding sequence ATGCCAGCCCCCTTCAACGCGTTCAAACAGGCTTTGAAACAAGGCGATACCGTCTTTGGCTGCTGGCTGGGGCTTGCGGATACCTATAGCGCTGAACTGATGGGGACTGCGGGTTTCGACTGGCTGGTCATCGATGGCGAACACGCCCCCAACGACCTGCGCTCTATCTTGGCGCAGCTGCAGGTGCTCGAAGCATCAGACAGCCATCCGGTTGTGCGCGTCCCCGTGGGCGAGACCCACCTGATCAAACAGATGCTTGATGCCGGGGCGCAGACTTTGCTGGTGCCAATGGTCGACAACGTCGATCAGGCCCGCCAACTGGTGCGCGACGTCACCTACCCACCTCATGGCGATCGCGGCGTCGGCTATGCGCTGACCCGCGCAGCACGGTTTTCGCAGATCGCGGATTATGGCACCACAGCGGACGACGAAATCTGTCTGCTTGTGCAGGTTGAAAGCGTTAAAGGGCTGGAGAACCTCGACGATATTCTGAAAATTGACGGGATCGACGGGGTGTTCATCGGGCCCGCGGATCTGGCGGCGGATATGGGGTATATGGGCAATGCGCTCCACCCCGAAGTGCAAGACGCGATCATGACCGCGCTGCACAAGATCCACGCGGCGGGTAAAGCGCCGGGCATCCTGTCGACCAACGACGACATGACCCGCGATGCCCTAGAGGCAGGGGCGCAGTTTGTCGCGGTCGGGGCCGATGTGTTGATCCTTAGCCACGCGGCCCAAGCGCTTGCGGGCAAATGGCGTGATACCCTGAAATGA
- a CDS encoding ribonuclease HII: MKPDFEFERAAHARGFLRVAGVDEVGRGPLAGPVTAAAVVLDPDRIPEGLNDSKKLTKRARERLYEQILQVADVSVAHASVEEIEELNILRASHLAMVRALKGLKTPADYALIDGNMIPRDLTVVAETVIKGDARSQSISAASIAAKICRDCVMLSLAQQHPGYGWETNMGYGSKKHMEALQEIGVTPHHRRLFKPVHNMLYQDK, encoded by the coding sequence ATGAAACCAGATTTTGAATTTGAACGGGCCGCCCATGCGCGCGGCTTTCTGCGGGTCGCTGGCGTTGACGAGGTGGGGCGCGGGCCATTGGCGGGGCCGGTCACAGCCGCTGCCGTGGTGCTGGACCCTGACCGTATCCCCGAGGGGCTGAACGATTCAAAAAAGCTGACCAAACGGGCGCGCGAACGGCTGTATGAGCAGATTTTGCAGGTCGCAGATGTAAGCGTTGCCCATGCCTCGGTCGAGGAAATCGAAGAGCTGAACATCCTGAGGGCGAGCCACCTTGCGATGGTGCGCGCGTTGAAGGGGCTGAAGACGCCGGCGGACTATGCGCTGATCGACGGCAATATGATCCCACGCGATCTGACGGTAGTCGCTGAAACCGTGATCAAGGGAGACGCCCGATCGCAGTCGATTTCTGCGGCCTCTATTGCGGCTAAAATATGTCGAGATTGTGTCATGTTGTCATTGGCGCAACAGCATCCCGGATATGGCTGGGAAACCAACATGGGATACGGGTCAAAAAAGCACATGGAAGCGTTGCAGGAAATTGGTGTGACCCCACACCATAGACGTTTGTTCAAGCCGGTACACAACATGTTGTATCAAGATAAATAA